GATCGTCTTCATCGCCTTTTTCTGGTTTGTCGGGTCGTATGTTTTCCCCGGGCGGATCTTCCCTAACGTTCACGCGCTGGGCGTCCCCCTCGGCGGGCTGACGGTCGATGAGGCGCAGCGCGCGCTCGATCAGGCGTGGGCCAACGACATCAAAGTGTCGCTGGTGCTGGACGGGGAAATCGTCGACGAGGTCAAACCGTCGCAGATCGGCCTGTATGCCGATACGCGCGCCGCGGCAGAGGCCGCGCGGAGTGTCGGGATGTCCGGCCTCCCGTTCGGCTACGGGATTGATCCAGCCGTTTCGCTGACGTACCGCGCGGCAGAAGATTACCTGGTGGCGCGCGCCGTTGAACTCAACTATCAGCCGCGCAACGCAACCTACACGCTGCGCGACGGGATTGTCGTGGGCGTGCCGGGGTCGTCGGGCCGCCAGCTCGATATCAGCACTTCGCTAACGCTGATCTCGGAGCGGCCGGAGGAACTGCTGCGCCGCCGCCGCTGGGATGTCGTTTCAACGCCGATTACGCCGGACTATCCCGATCCTGAGCCGTTTCTGGTCGAGGCGCGGCTGATGGCGAGCGAGCCGTTCATCCTGGCAGGCTACGACCCGTTCACCGACGAATCGATGACATGGGCAACCCCGCCGGAAAACCTGGTGACCTGGCTGGAAGTGGGCGACGGCGGCCTGACGGTGAATACACAGCGCATCGTCGAGTTTTTGGAGACGCTAAACGCCGAAATCGCCAAGACCGATCCGGTGCAGTTCATTTCACGGGATGATGCCGTGCTGGCGCTGACGACCGCGCTGCAGGCCGGGGAGCGGCGGGCGCAGCTTCGGGTCAGCCATTATCCGGTGCGCTACACGATACAGCGCGGCGACAGCGGCTTCGGCATTGCGCGGCGCAGCGGAATTCCCTTCTTTCTGATTGAAGAGGCCAACGCCGGACGCGATCTGGCGGTGATATTCCCGGGTGACGAGATCAACATCCCCAGTAAAGACCTTGTGATCCCGCTGCCGCCGGTCCCGAGCAAGCGGATCGTGGTCGACCTGAATGCGCAAATGCTGTACGGCTTCGAGAACGGGCAGGAAGCATTCAACTGGCCGATTTCGAGCGGAATTGACAAGTACCCGACCTCGCCGGGCGTGTATCAGATCCTCAACCATGAAGAAATCGCAGCTGGATCGTCATTTGATTTGTGCACCGGCGCGGGCGACTGCGCGCAGTGGGAAATGTACTGGTTCATGGGTATGTACGAGGTCTCGACCGGCCTGCTGAATGGGTTCCACGGTCAGGTCGTGCTCCCCGGCGGGGCATGGCTGATGGGCGAGAGCGTTGGGCGGC
This DNA window, taken from Candidatus Flexicrinis proximus, encodes the following:
- a CDS encoding L,D-transpeptidase family protein, which gives rise to MTAYDPRRNQRVSRARERQAARESRRDEAMAVPREAKETPPAEREPVGMTAQFRVDTEALKKRANLVMQDALWYARYRPSVWRWTAVIVFIAFFWFVGSYVFPGRIFPNVHALGVPLGGLTVDEAQRALDQAWANDIKVSLVLDGEIVDEVKPSQIGLYADTRAAAEAARSVGMSGLPFGYGIDPAVSLTYRAAEDYLVARAVELNYQPRNATYTLRDGIVVGVPGSSGRQLDISTSLTLISERPEELLRRRRWDVVSTPITPDYPDPEPFLVEARLMASEPFILAGYDPFTDESMTWATPPENLVTWLEVGDGGLTVNTQRIVEFLETLNAEIAKTDPVQFISRDDAVLALTTALQAGERRAQLRVSHYPVRYTIQRGDSGFGIARRSGIPFFLIEEANAGRDLAVIFPGDEINIPSKDLVIPLPPVPSKRIVVDLNAQMLYGFENGQEAFNWPISSGIDKYPTSPGVYQILNHEEIAAGSSFDLCTGAGDCAQWEMYWFMGMYEVSTGLLNGFHGQVVLPGGAWLMGESVGRPYTYGCVMSTPQEAEFLYNWADDGVIVEVISNEFQPTSEVGRQVLAKRIGGSA